CCTCTTCACCTCGGACGGCTACTGGAGGAGCGCGATGCGGGATCGCACGCTCGCCCTCTACCTGCCGCACCCCTTCGACGCCGCACAGACGACGGTGGAGCTGCTCGCCGTCCCCACCGCCAGCCGCTGAAGACGACCCCACGCCATGCAACGAGTCACCGAAGCCACCAAGGACTGCTTCGACGCGGCCATCCGCATCCGCAACTCGGATGCCGCCACGGTCCCCCCTCCAGAGGTGCTGCACCACCGTCTGCGCGGAGTCGTGGACGAGATGCTGCGGCGCGCCGCCGTGCTGGGCTTCAGCCACCAGGACGCCCAGGACATGGCCTACGCCATCGTCGCCCTGCTCGACGAGGCCGCCCTCACCCGGCCCGAGCCCTACCGCTCGTTCTGGATGACCAACCTGCTGCAGCTCCAGTACTTCAACGAGAACGTCGCCGGTGACGGCTTCTTCCACCGCCTGCAGGGCATCCGGAAGGATCCACACCGCGCCGAGGTGCTGCAGGTCTACTACCTGTGCATGCTCTTCGGCTTCCAGGGCCGCTACCGCATCCGCGGCGGCGAGCTGGAGCTGATGACGCTCATCGACTCGGTCCAGAAGGATCTGGAGCGGGCCAAGCCGTTTGATTACGACGTCCTGTCACCCCACGGGGAGCGGCCCACCGAGTCCATGCTTGCAGGCAAGCGCAGGATCTCGCCGATGGTCATCTCGCTGGGAGCGATGATGCTCGCCCTGCTCGTCTATGGCGGGTTGGTGCTCGGCCTGGACGGCACCGTCGACACCTTTTTGAACGAGATCAAGCTCCACGTGGCCACTACCACCGGAGGCACGCGATGATCTGGGCCATCGTCATCACGACATTGGTGGGCATGGCGTGGGGTGCGATCGCCATGCTGGGACTGCCGCCGATCCTCACCGGGCTCGTCGCCACGGGCATGCTGCTGCTCTTCGCGCTCGGCAGGTGGATCGTCGGCAAGGTGAAGGCACGCAAGGCGGCCAAGAAGCTCGAGGGCGCGCTGGAGCAGCAGGCCGAGGAGCAGGTCAAGACGGTCCGGCCGGACCTGCAGCCGGAGATCAAGGCCATGCAGGCCGAGTTCTCCAAGGCGGTGGAGGCGCTCAAGACCTCCAAGCTGTCGCGGGGCCGCAAGGACGCCCTGGCGGTGCTGCCCTGGTACCTCATCGTCGGACCGCCGGGCGCGGGCAAGAGCACCGCGCTGCGCAACTCGGGGCTGAAGTTCCCCTACCTGTCCGCCAAGGGTGGCGGCGTGCGGGGCGTGGGCGGCACGCGCAACTGCGACTGGTGGCTCACCAACGAGGCCGTCATCCTCGACACCGCCGGCCGCTACGTGAGCAGCGAGGACGACAAGCCCGAGTGGTTCGCCTTCCTCGATACGCTGACGCAGTACCGCCCGAAGCGGCCCATCAACGGCCTCATCGTGGCGGTGAGCGTCAGCGAGCTGATGGGCGTGGATCCCCAGGTCGCCGGCGAGCTGGGACAGAGCATCCGCGAGCGCCTGGACGAGATCACCTCGCGCCTGCGCACGCTGGTGCCCGTGTACCTGATGATCACCAAGTGTGATCTCATCCCCGGCTTCACGGAGATGTACGCGGACCTGACGCGCTCCGAGCGTGGGCAGATCTGGGGTTTCACCTCGCCCATGAACGCGCAGGCGGAGGCCTCCACGGACCTGCTGCTGGAGCGCTTCGACGAGCTGGTGACGGTGCTGGAGCAGCGCACGCTGAAGCGGCTGGGCCAGGAGCGCCGGCTGGAGTCGCGCGAGAACATCTACCAGTTCCCCCAGAAGTTCGACTCGCTGCGCAAGAACCTGGCCGAGTTCATCCAGCCCCTCTTCCTGGACAACGTGTACCAGGACACGCCGGTGATGCGCGGGCTGTACTTCACCAGCGGCACCCAGGAAGTGCGGCCGATGGAGCGGCTGGCGAACTCCTCGGGTGAGTTCTTCGGCGACTCGCGCCCCCAGGAGACGAGCGCGGAAGGCCGCAGTTACTTCCTGTGGGACATCTTCACCAAGGTGATGTTCCAGGACCAGGAGATGGCCGTCCGCAGCTCCATCGAGGAGCAGCGCTACCGCAGGCGGCAACTGGTGCTCACGGCCACCTACTTCACGGCCGCGGCCCTGATGCTGGTGCTGCCCATCGTCTCCTACTTCCAGAACCGGGCGTTGGCGCGCGACGTGCGCGACGCCATCACCGCCGTGCAGCTCGATGACCGCGACGACCTGGCGCGCGTCAAGGATCTCTCCCCGCTGCAGACGCAGCTCCAGACGCTGACGAAGCACAAGACGGAGGGCGCCCCCTTCTGGCTGCGCTTCGGGCTGTACCAGGGTGACAAGCTCTTCCCTCAGGCGCGGGCCTTCTACAACACCGCCCTGCGCCGGGTGCTGCTCGGCAACCAGTACGAGCGCATCGAGCAGAACCTGAAGATCTTCGCGGACAACCAGGACTCGCCGGAGTGGAAGCCCGGCTCCGCGGAGTACGCGCACCACTTCGATGCGCTGAAGATGTACCTGCTCATCACCTGGCCGCACACGCCGCGAGAGCCCATGCTCGACGAAGCGCACCAGGACTGGCTGGTGGACCAGATGGTGCGGCACTGGACGCACGTGAAGGGCGCGGGAGGCGAGGCCAACCTGCAGCAGGCCATCAGCCGCCACGCCCGCACGTACATCGAGATGCTGGCGGCGGATCCAGAGCAGCTGGGCTTCGCCCGCAACAACACCATCGTGCGCTCCTCACGCCGGGCGCTCAACCGAGTCCCCGTGACCACGCTGGAGCTGGACCGCATCATCGCCGACGTGAGCCGCGAGTACCCGGACCAGACGCTGGACGACATCGTCGGTGGCGTCCCCGCCATGCGCGGCACCAAGCAGGTGCGCGGAGCCTTCACGAAGATCGCCTGGGAGCAGGCGGTGCGCAGCCGCCTGGAGAACGCCTTCAAGAACAAGGAATCCTGGGTGCTGGACGCGGACGCCAAGGAGGACGAGGAGAAGGCCCGCGCCGATCTGCGCACGCGTTACTACCAGCAGTACATCCAGGAGTGGCGGGACTTCCTCAACGCCATCACCGTCCGGCCTCCGGATGACGTGGACCAGATGCAGTCCCTGCTGGAGACCCTCACGCGCGGCAAGCCGCCCGCCTTCGGCAAGCTGTTCCGCGCGCTCGCCTACAACGTGCAGCTGGTGCGCACTCCGAAGGATGAGGAGAAGAGCACGGCGCGGAAGATGCTCGAGAAGGTCCTGCCCGCCGACAAGAAGGACGAGCCGAAGCTGGTGGATCCGGACGCGTCCACGGGCGAGTACACGCTCGGGCCCCGGGACGTGGAGAAGGAGTTCACCACGCTCATCCGGTTCAGCAACGAGAAGTCCCCCTCGGGTGACGGCGAGGAGCAGCTGACGGCGATGGACTTCTACCAGGACCAGCTCGCGCTGGTGCTCAACGCCCTGCTGGGCGTGAAGGAGAAGCCCTCGGAGTCCGGAGCGCTGCTCGAGAAGATCAAGACCACGCGCGAGAGCGTGGCCATGCTCGTCAAGAAGTACGAGAGCAACGTCCCCATCCTCGAGAAGCTGCTGCTGCCGCCCTTCCAGGACATGCGCTCCATCGTCTTCGCCGGCGTGGCGCAGAACAAGAGCAACGACTTCTGCGAGGCCGTGGCCAAGCCCTTCAGCGCGCTCATGACCAACCGCTACCCGTTCGTCCGCGAGTCGATGCAGGACGCGCCCCTGGCCGAGCTCTCCGAGTTCCTGCGGCCCTCGGGCGGCACGCTGCGCAAGTTCCTCCAGCAGCACCTGGCCGACGAGGTCGTCACCTCCGGCCGCAAGGTCACGTTCGCCAACCTCAACACGCGCGAGATGTACCGCGACGACCTGCTCACCTTCCTGGAGAAGGCGAACAACCTGTCCACCACCCTCTTCCCGGGGGACACGGTGGATCCGCTCGTCCGCTTCCAGGTGCGCGTGCGCGCGGGCACGTCGCCCGACACGGCGCCCTCGGAGATCTCCGCCATCACCCTGACGATCGACGGCACGGATGAGCTCTACCGCAACGGCCCGGACAACGTCTGGAAGCCGATGAGCTGGCCCGGCCAGGCCGGCAAGCTGGGCGCGCACATCCATGTGGAGAACGCCTCCGGGGCCACCGCCGACATCGACGAGCCCGGAGAGTGGGGCTTGTTCCGCCTGCTCGAGCGCGTCAAGCGCATCGAGCCCAGCGGGGACGGCCGCTTCTTCACCGCCGTGTGGGAGATCGAGGACATGAACGGAGCACTCGTCGCCATCGACTTCCGGCCCGAGCGCACCGCCAACCCGTTCTTCGGCCTGTCGGGCAACAACACCTCCCGGCTGCTGCAGATCTTCCGGGATCCGGGCCTGTCGCCGCCGCTGGGGATCGCCCGCGGGGGCAAGGGCTGCATCGAGATGGTGAGCACGAACGGAGCCCCCTGAGGATGACGCAGGCGCCTCACATCGGGATGCTGGGCAAGGCTCCGCGCCACGCGGAGTTCGTCCGGCACAACGCGGCCAGCCCCCTGGCGCGGTACCTCTTCCGCTGGATGGAGGAGAGCACCGGCCGGCTGCACGGGGCCCGGAGCGCGTTGCCCACCACTCCCGTCAGCTTCGTCTTCACCGCACCCGGCGAGAGCTCGGTGCTGGTGGGCGTGCTGGCGCCGAGCTCGGACAGTGTGGGGCGTGCCTTTCCCCTGGCCATCTTCCAGGAGCTGCCCGCCACGGACGTGGCCGGGCGTTACGCGCTGCTGCCGGAGACCTATCAGCCGTTCCTCCGGGCCAGCGAGGCGCTGCTGCGCGAGGCCGCCTCCCTCGACGTCCCGAGACTGCAGGAGCGCGCGGCGAAGCTGCCCACCGCGCGGCCCGGAGACCTCCGCGTGGCCGAGCGGCTCCGGGAGGCCCTGCTCTCCGAGAAGCGCTGCATGGAGCTGCTCCAGCACGTCATCGGAGACCGTCCCGCCGAGGGGCGCTACTACGCGCTGCACACCTTCCTCACCGCCTGCATGGGTGAGCGCCACCGCGAGCAGGGCATGGCCGGCGTGATGCTGGACTGTCCCTATCCCTCGCACATGGGGCCCGTCACCTGGCTGGAGCTGTCCACGCGGCTGCTGCGCTGGGCGGCCCAACCCCCTTCCTTCTTCTGGTCCGACGGGCAGCAGCCCCGGCTCCTGCTCTGCCTGGGCTCCGCGCCCCCTACCCTCCTGTTGCACCTGGCACAACCCTCTCGCGGGGGCACCAACGTCTGGCCCCTGCGCACCGACAAGCCCGCCGCCATGGAGCAGGCGAAGCAGGCCCTGTCCGCTTCGCAGCGCCAGGTCATCGATTCCTCCCACAGCACGCTCGAGCAACTCCTGCGTGCCCTCGCACGCTGAAGGAGCGCCTCCCATGACGCCCTCCACCGACAGCCTCCGCCAGCGTGCCAGCCAGTGGCTCGAGCCCATCTCCGCCGAGGCGCCCACCGGAGCCTCCTCCAAGCACCACCCCACCTACGAGAGCGTCTTCTCGGAGGTGGCCCGGCTCGAGTCTCCCGCGGGCGACGCCGTGCGTTGGGACGAGGTCGTCCGCGATGCCGGGGAGTTGCTGCGGACGACCACCAAGGACCTGTGGCTGGCCTCCTACTTCGCCTACGGGCTGTACATGACGGAGGGCCTGCCCGGCGCCATCACCGGGGCGACGCTGCTCGCGGAGCTGACCGAGCGCTACTGGCAGGGCCTCTTCCCCGAGGCCTCGCGCCTGCGCAGCCGGGGCCTCGCCCTGTCCTGGTACGTGGAGCGCATGAAGCACGTGCTCCCCACCCTCCAGGCCGACAGCACCTCGCCCGCCGTGGTGGAGGCCCTGTCCACCGCCGTGTCGAAGCTCGCCGAGGTGACGCGCACGCGCCTCGCCTCCCAGGGCCCGGCGATGGGGCCCCTCCTCACCAGCCTCGAGCGGCTGCGCGCGAGCATGCCCGCCGAGGCCGCGACTCCCGCGGTGGCCGCGCCCACACCTTCCGCGCCCGCCGCCCCGCCCGCGCCGACCAGCGCCGCACCGGCCACCGCCGCGCCTCCGCCCGCGCCCGCTCCGGCCACCCCGGTTGCCGCCAGCCCCGCTCCCGCCGCGCCTCCGCCCGCGCCCCCCGCGCCCGCTCCGGCCGCGTCCATCCACGCCTCCCAACTCCCCGCCGTGCCGGGCGGCGAGCTCACCAGCGCGGATGCCGCCACGGACTTCCTGCGCAACATCGGCTCCACGCTGACGAGCGCTTCCGGAGTCATCCGCCGGGCCAACCCGGCCGACCCGCTCGCCTATCGCTTGCTGCGCACCGGGCTGTGGCTGCACATCACACAGCCACCTCCCACCGGTGCCAATGGCAGGACATCCCTCCCGGCCCTGCCCGCCCATCTGCGCACGAAGCTGGAAACCCTCTCAACCCACTCCCGCTGGGCGGAGCTGCTCGACGAGTCCGAGTCCGCCTTGTCGCAGTATCGCTTTGCGCTGGACCTGCAACGTTTCAGTGTCCATGCCCTGGCATCCCTGGGTGACACCCATGCCTCCGCGCGTGAGGCATTGCTGCTGGAGCTGAGCAGTCTTCTCAAGCGCCTGCCCACGATGGTGGAGCTGGTGGCGTCGGACGGCACGCCCGTGGCGGACGAGGCCACCAAGGAGTGGCTCAAGCGCGAGGTGCTCGCGAAGCCCGGCGCCGCGCCACGTCCCCCCATCTCCATGCCGCTTCCTCGCGGGCTCGAAACTTCCGCCCCGGGTGCGGCTCCCGAGGCAGACGCCCAGGCGCTGCTCGCCTCCGCCACCACGGCCCGCGCGCTCTTCGTCGCGCGACTGCAATTGGCGCGCATGCATGCCCAGGCAGGACAGCTCACCACCGCCCGCGCGCTCTACGAGGTGCTGGATGCCGAGTGCACCGCGCACTCTCTCGATTCCTGGGAACCGGCACTCGCCGCCGCCTGTCTCGAGGGATTCCTCACCTGTACCCTGGCTACAAAAGAATCACAGGACATCCTGGTAGGAGATTACTGGATCCGTTATCGTCGTCTCGTCCAGCTCGACCCCGCTGCAGCCCTGCGCGTTCAACCCTGACATCCGGGCAGCACTCACGGACAAGCGCCACCTGGCGACGAACCCACCGCATCACCCACTTCACGTGAGAGGAGAAGCAGCAGATGAGCAAAGAGAGTTCCGTCGCCCCTACCGAACGCGTCAACATCGTCTACAAGCCCGCCACGGGCAACATGCAGGAGCAGGTCGAGCTGCCCCTGAAGATGTTGATGATGGGCGACTTCACCGGCCGGCAGGATGACCGTCCGTTGGAGGAGCGCGCCCCCATCAACGTGGACAAGATGAACTTCACCGAGGTGATGGCGCAGCAGAACCTCAAGGTGGACATCTCCGTCACGGACAAGCTGTCCAGCGAGGACGGCGCCAACCTGCCGGTGTCCCTGCAGTTCAAGAGCCTGGCGGACTTCGCTCCCGAGAGCATCGTCAACCAGGTGCCCGAGCTGAAGAAGCTGCTGGAGCTGCGCAGCGCGCTCAACGCCCTCAAGGGCCCCCTGGGCAACGTCCCGGCCTTCCGCAAGAAGCTCCAGGCGATGCTCGCCGACGACGAGGGCCGCAAGCGCCTCATCAGCGAGCTCGGCCTCAACGGTGGTGAGACCCAGAAGTAGTCCAGAGCGGGAGCGAGAATCATGAGCACTCAGACCCAGACCCAGAATGCCGCGGGCGCCGCGGCCGCCGTATCGCCCTCCCTGCTCGATGAGATCCTCTCCGAGGCGAAGATCAAGCCCAAGGACGAGGGTTACGACATCGCCCGCAAGGGCGTGGAGGCCTTCATCGCGGAGATGCTGGCCCCCAACCGCTCCGAGGAGCGCATCGACAAGGCCCTCGTCGACGCGATGATCGCGGAGATCGACAAGCGCCTGACCTCCCAGGTCAACGAGATCATGCACCACGAGGAGGTCCAGAAGCTGGAGTCCTCGTGGCGCTCGCTGAAGTTCCTCGTGGACCGGGTGGACTTCCGCGAGAACATCCGCGTGGAGATGCTCAACGTCTCCAAGGAGGACCTGCTCAAGGACTTCGAGGACTCGCCCGAGGTGGTCAAGAGCGGCCTGTACCGGCTGGTGTACTCCAACGAGTACGGCGTGTTCGGTGGCAAGCCCTACGGCCTGCTGCTGGGCAACTACGACTTCGGCCCGGGCCCGCAGGACATCGACTTGCTGCGCAAGTGCGCGTCCGTGGCGGCCATGGCCCACGCGCCCTTCATCGCCAACGCCAGCCCGGAGATGTTCGGCGAGCAGAACTTCCTCAACCTGCCCAACCTCAAGGACCTCAAGAGCCTGTTCGAGGGCCCGCAGTACGCCCGGTGGCACTCGTTCCGCGAGAGCGAGGACGCGCGCTACGTGGGCCTGTGCATGCCGCGCTTCCTGCTGCGGCTGCCGTACGGTGAGAAGACCATCCCCGTGAAGGCCTTCAACTTCAGCGAGGACGTGGTCGGGCAGCACGACAAGTACCTGTGGGGCCACGCCTCCACGGCGTTCGCCACCCGCGTGGCGGACTCCTTCGCCAAGTTCCGCTGGAGCCCGAACATCATCGGTCCCCAGTCCGGTGGCGCGGTGGAGATGCTGCCGCTGCACCAGTACGAGGCCATGGGGGAGATCCAGACCAAGATCCCCACCGAGGTGATGCTCACCGAGCGGCGCGAGTACGAGCTGAGCGAGGAGGGCTTCATCGGCCTGGTGTTCCGCAAGGACGCGGACAACGCGGCGTTCTTCTCGGCCAACTCGGCGCAGAAGGCCAAGTTCTTCGGCAGCACGCCGGAGGGCAAGGCGGCGGAGACCAACTACCGGCTCGGCACGCAGCTGCCCTACATGTTCATCATGACGCGGCTGGCGCACTACGTGAAGGTGCTCCAGCGCGAGCAGATTGGCAGCTGGAAGGAGCGCTCGGACCTGGAGCGCGAGCTGAACCAGTGGATGAGCCAGTACATCGCCGACATGGATGACCCGGCCCCCGCCGTGCGCTCGCGCCGCCCGCTGCGCGCCGCCCGCGTGACGGTGGAGGACGTGGAGGGTCAGCCCGGCTGGTATCGTTGCAGCCTGCAGGTGCGCCCGCACTTCAAGTACATGGGCGCGTCCTTCACGCTCTCCCTGGTGGGCAAGCTGGACAAGGAGTGAGCCCGTCGCACCCGTGACACGTGGTTTCGCTGATCCCGGGCTCCATCAACGCCGGGCCCCCCACCAGGGGCCCGGACTTCCGCGCCGTACGCGGCGCATACAACGAGGTGGCGAATGGCTGAGACTGTACACCTGTACCTGAAGGCGAACGGCACGGACATCAAGGGCGACAGCACCCAGACGAGCCTGGGCCGCGGCGACTCCATCGAGTGCGTGTCCTTCGAGCACGAGGTCATCACCGCGCGTGAGTCCGGCTCCGGCCTGGCCACGGGCCGCCGGCAGTACCCGCCGATGACGATCGTCAAGCGCATCGACAAGTCCTCGCCGCTGCTGATGAAGGCGCTGTGCGAGAACCAGGTCATCGACGCGACCTTCAAGTTCTTCCGCCCCAACCCGACCGGCGACGGCACCACCGAGCAGTTCTACACCATCGCCATCAAGAAGGGCCGCATCAACAGCATCAAGCAGCACGTGCCGGACAGCTTCATCCCGGCCAGCACCAACCTGCCCGCCATGGAGACGGTCACGTTCGTGTTCCACACGATCGACTGGACCATCACCAACGGTGGCGTGACGCACACCGACACCTGGGACACCCAGCGCTAGTCCGTCGTGCCCGTGGGGCGCCCGGGTGAACCCCGGGCGCTCCAGGGCCGAGCCCGCACGCCATGGCCGAACGAGGACTCCTGACACGTCTGGCCTCCAGCAGCCACGGCTCGCTGGCACCCCGCGGCAACGCGGTGGCCGCCATCTCCGAGCACCTGCGGGCCCTGCTCAACACCCGGAAGGGAGAGGCCGCCGCGGCCCCTGCCTACGGCATCATGGATTTCAACGACATCATCCACATCCTCCCGGCGGCCATCCCGAGGATGCAGCAGTCCATCCGCACGGCCATCCAGGAGTTCGAGCCGCGGTTGAAGAACGTCGTCGTCACGCACGTTCCCGACGAGCAGGACCCCACCGCCCTGCGGTTCGACATCATCGCGCAGCTCAACCTCAAGGACGCGCGCGGCACGGTCCGCTTCCACACCGAGCTGAAACCCGGCGGCCGGATGGACCTCTGGTGAAAGGGCGAGGATGTTCAGCAAGTACTACCTGAGCGAGCTCAACTACCTCCGGGAGATGGGCCGGGCCTTCGGGCTCGCCAACCCGAGCGTCGCCGGCCTGCTGGTGGAGCGCGGCGCGGACCCGGACGTGGAGCGGCTGCTGGAGGGCTTCGCCTTCCTCACCGCGCGCATCCGCGAGCGCGTGGAAGACGACGTCCCGGAGATGGTGCAGGGGCTCACGGAGCTGCTGCTCCCCCACTACCTGCGCCCGGTGCCCGCGTGCTCCATCGTGGAGTTCACACCCCAGATGCGTGCCCTGCGCGGCCGCTCGCGCATCGCCGCGGGCGCCGAGGTGGCCTCCACGCCCCTGGATGGCACCAGCTGTATCTTCCGCACCACGCACGACGTGGACCTGTTGCCGCTCAGCGTGCAGGACGCCCTGCTGGACCGCTCGTCCGTGTCCTCGCCCGTGCTGCGCCTGTCCTTCCAGACGACGGAGCAGGGGCGCGAGGAGCTGCAGAAGCCGCATGGCCTGCGCCTCTTCATCCACGGCGACATGTCCGCCAGCGCGCTCATCATGCTGTGGCTGCTGCGCTACTGCCGCCAGGTGCGCGTGCGCGGCGCCACCAGCGGGAACGAGGTGGTGCTGGACCCCAAGCGGAGCATCCGCCCGGTGGGCTTCGACCGGCACTTCCGCCTGCTGCCCTGGCCCCGGGCCTTCGACGGGTACCGCCTGCTCCAGGAGTACTTCACCCT
The sequence above is drawn from the Archangium gephyra genome and encodes:
- a CDS encoding DotU family type IV/VI secretion system protein, translated to MQRVTEATKDCFDAAIRIRNSDAATVPPPEVLHHRLRGVVDEMLRRAAVLGFSHQDAQDMAYAIVALLDEAALTRPEPYRSFWMTNLLQLQYFNENVAGDGFFHRLQGIRKDPHRAEVLQVYYLCMLFGFQGRYRIRGGELELMTLIDSVQKDLERAKPFDYDVLSPHGERPTESMLAGKRRISPMVISLGAMMLALLVYGGLVLGLDGTVDTFLNEIKLHVATTTGGTR
- the tssM gene encoding type VI secretion system membrane subunit TssM translates to MIWAIVITTLVGMAWGAIAMLGLPPILTGLVATGMLLLFALGRWIVGKVKARKAAKKLEGALEQQAEEQVKTVRPDLQPEIKAMQAEFSKAVEALKTSKLSRGRKDALAVLPWYLIVGPPGAGKSTALRNSGLKFPYLSAKGGGVRGVGGTRNCDWWLTNEAVILDTAGRYVSSEDDKPEWFAFLDTLTQYRPKRPINGLIVAVSVSELMGVDPQVAGELGQSIRERLDEITSRLRTLVPVYLMITKCDLIPGFTEMYADLTRSERGQIWGFTSPMNAQAEASTDLLLERFDELVTVLEQRTLKRLGQERRLESRENIYQFPQKFDSLRKNLAEFIQPLFLDNVYQDTPVMRGLYFTSGTQEVRPMERLANSSGEFFGDSRPQETSAEGRSYFLWDIFTKVMFQDQEMAVRSSIEEQRYRRRQLVLTATYFTAAALMLVLPIVSYFQNRALARDVRDAITAVQLDDRDDLARVKDLSPLQTQLQTLTKHKTEGAPFWLRFGLYQGDKLFPQARAFYNTALRRVLLGNQYERIEQNLKIFADNQDSPEWKPGSAEYAHHFDALKMYLLITWPHTPREPMLDEAHQDWLVDQMVRHWTHVKGAGGEANLQQAISRHARTYIEMLAADPEQLGFARNNTIVRSSRRALNRVPVTTLELDRIIADVSREYPDQTLDDIVGGVPAMRGTKQVRGAFTKIAWEQAVRSRLENAFKNKESWVLDADAKEDEEKARADLRTRYYQQYIQEWRDFLNAITVRPPDDVDQMQSLLETLTRGKPPAFGKLFRALAYNVQLVRTPKDEEKSTARKMLEKVLPADKKDEPKLVDPDASTGEYTLGPRDVEKEFTTLIRFSNEKSPSGDGEEQLTAMDFYQDQLALVLNALLGVKEKPSESGALLEKIKTTRESVAMLVKKYESNVPILEKLLLPPFQDMRSIVFAGVAQNKSNDFCEAVAKPFSALMTNRYPFVRESMQDAPLAELSEFLRPSGGTLRKFLQQHLADEVVTSGRKVTFANLNTREMYRDDLLTFLEKANNLSTTLFPGDTVDPLVRFQVRVRAGTSPDTAPSEISAITLTIDGTDELYRNGPDNVWKPMSWPGQAGKLGAHIHVENASGATADIDEPGEWGLFRLLERVKRIEPSGDGRFFTAVWEIEDMNGALVAIDFRPERTANPFFGLSGNNTSRLLQIFRDPGLSPPLGIARGGKGCIEMVSTNGAP
- the tagF gene encoding type VI secretion system-associated protein TagF, coding for MTQAPHIGMLGKAPRHAEFVRHNAASPLARYLFRWMEESTGRLHGARSALPTTPVSFVFTAPGESSVLVGVLAPSSDSVGRAFPLAIFQELPATDVAGRYALLPETYQPFLRASEALLREAASLDVPRLQERAAKLPTARPGDLRVAERLREALLSEKRCMELLQHVIGDRPAEGRYYALHTFLTACMGERHREQGMAGVMLDCPYPSHMGPVTWLELSTRLLRWAAQPPSFFWSDGQQPRLLLCLGSAPPTLLLHLAQPSRGGTNVWPLRTDKPAAMEQAKQALSASQRQVIDSSHSTLEQLLRALAR
- the tssA gene encoding type VI secretion system protein TssA, translated to MTPSTDSLRQRASQWLEPISAEAPTGASSKHHPTYESVFSEVARLESPAGDAVRWDEVVRDAGELLRTTTKDLWLASYFAYGLYMTEGLPGAITGATLLAELTERYWQGLFPEASRLRSRGLALSWYVERMKHVLPTLQADSTSPAVVEALSTAVSKLAEVTRTRLASQGPAMGPLLTSLERLRASMPAEAATPAVAAPTPSAPAAPPAPTSAAPATAAPPPAPAPATPVAASPAPAAPPPAPPAPAPAASIHASQLPAVPGGELTSADAATDFLRNIGSTLTSASGVIRRANPADPLAYRLLRTGLWLHITQPPPTGANGRTSLPALPAHLRTKLETLSTHSRWAELLDESESALSQYRFALDLQRFSVHALASLGDTHASAREALLLELSSLLKRLPTMVELVASDGTPVADEATKEWLKREVLAKPGAAPRPPISMPLPRGLETSAPGAAPEADAQALLASATTARALFVARLQLARMHAQAGQLTTARALYEVLDAECTAHSLDSWEPALAAACLEGFLTCTLATKESQDILVGDYWIRYRRLVQLDPAAALRVQP
- the tssB gene encoding type VI secretion system contractile sheath small subunit; the encoded protein is MSKESSVAPTERVNIVYKPATGNMQEQVELPLKMLMMGDFTGRQDDRPLEERAPINVDKMNFTEVMAQQNLKVDISVTDKLSSEDGANLPVSLQFKSLADFAPESIVNQVPELKKLLELRSALNALKGPLGNVPAFRKKLQAMLADDEGRKRLISELGLNGGETQK
- the tssC gene encoding type VI secretion system contractile sheath large subunit; amino-acid sequence: MSTQTQTQNAAGAAAAVSPSLLDEILSEAKIKPKDEGYDIARKGVEAFIAEMLAPNRSEERIDKALVDAMIAEIDKRLTSQVNEIMHHEEVQKLESSWRSLKFLVDRVDFRENIRVEMLNVSKEDLLKDFEDSPEVVKSGLYRLVYSNEYGVFGGKPYGLLLGNYDFGPGPQDIDLLRKCASVAAMAHAPFIANASPEMFGEQNFLNLPNLKDLKSLFEGPQYARWHSFRESEDARYVGLCMPRFLLRLPYGEKTIPVKAFNFSEDVVGQHDKYLWGHASTAFATRVADSFAKFRWSPNIIGPQSGGAVEMLPLHQYEAMGEIQTKIPTEVMLTERREYELSEEGFIGLVFRKDADNAAFFSANSAQKAKFFGSTPEGKAAETNYRLGTQLPYMFIMTRLAHYVKVLQREQIGSWKERSDLERELNQWMSQYIADMDDPAPAVRSRRPLRAARVTVEDVEGQPGWYRCSLQVRPHFKYMGASFTLSLVGKLDKE
- the tssD gene encoding type VI secretion system tube protein TssD, whose product is MAETVHLYLKANGTDIKGDSTQTSLGRGDSIECVSFEHEVITARESGSGLATGRRQYPPMTIVKRIDKSSPLLMKALCENQVIDATFKFFRPNPTGDGTTEQFYTIAIKKGRINSIKQHVPDSFIPASTNLPAMETVTFVFHTIDWTITNGGVTHTDTWDTQR
- the tssE gene encoding type VI secretion system baseplate subunit TssE — its product is MAERGLLTRLASSSHGSLAPRGNAVAAISEHLRALLNTRKGEAAAAPAYGIMDFNDIIHILPAAIPRMQQSIRTAIQEFEPRLKNVVVTHVPDEQDPTALRFDIIAQLNLKDARGTVRFHTELKPGGRMDLW